The genomic DNA GTTTGCCCAATTCTTTTATATCCGTCGTAACAAGATATGGCGCAGGAATAATCTCATCAGTATTTATATTATTTCCGAATTTATGAATCTTTCCTTTTATTATCATAGTAGTCAGTGTTCAGTGACCAGTGGTCAGTTTAGATGAAATACCTCTTAACATTTTCCTTAACTCTACAATCTTTGAATTAATTTCGTTCAAATCCTAAACATCCCGACATAACGTCGGGACCAAACAATAGTTTAGACAATTTGAATTTCTGTCATTCGTATTTGTTTCGTGCTTCGAATTTTAAAATACTCATTTTACACTCATCACTTCTTCAGGATGCGTTATTTTTCCTTTAACCGCAGAAGCGGCAGCAACAGCAGGAGAGGCTAAATAAACTTCGCTTTGGCTATCCCCCATCCTACCTACAAAATTGCGGTTTGTCGTAGCAAGACATTTCTCGCCTTTTGCCAAAACCCCCATATGTCCGCCAATACAAGGACCACAAGTCGGAGGAGAAACAACCGCTCCGGCATTGATGAATATCTCTAAAAGACCTTCTTTTAAGGCTTTAAGATATATTTTTTGTGTAGCAGGTATAATAATAGTTCTTGTATATGGATGAACTTTTTTACCTTTTAAAATTTCAGCTGCAATTCTCAAATCCTCTAACCGTCCATTTGTGCATGAGCCGATAACAACCTGGTCAAGCTCAATATTACCAGCTTGCGAAACCGATTTGGTATTGGACGGAAGATGAGGAAATGCAACTTGCGGTTCTATTTCTGACACATCATATTCCTTTATATCCACATATTTGGCGTCTTTATCGCTCTTATGCAACTGCATTTCGGATTTCGGATTTCGCCCGTCCGCCGTTGTAGTAGTGGAGGAGATTTCGGATTTAATACTTTTTAGGTATTCAAGAGTAATTTCATCGGGAGCAATTATTCCGCTTTTTCCGCCGGCTTCAATTGCCATATTACACATAGTAAGGCGCGCATCAATCGAAAGTTTCCTTATAGCTTCTCCTTCAAACTCCATAGCTTTATAGTCGGCGCCGTCAACACCTATCTCCCCGATTGTATAAAGTATCAAGTCTTTTGATGTTACCCAATTGTTTAATTTTCCGTTATAAATAAATTTTATACTTTCAGGAACTTTCAGCCAAACTTTGCCTGAAAGCATTGCAAAAGCTAAATCCGTGCTCCCCACTCCTGTTGCAAACGCCCCTAATGCACCGTAACTGCAAGTATGAGAATCGGCTCCGATAATAAGTCGTCCGGGCATAATAAAGCCCTCTTCGGGCAAAAGCGCGTGTTCAATTCCGCCGCAACCCAATTCGAAGAAATTTTTTACATTAAATTTTTGAGCAAAATTTTTCAACTTTAAGCACTGATTTGCTGATTCCTTATCTTTGTTAGGAGTAAAATGGTCAGCAACCAATACAACTTTTTCGGGATGAGGAAGTGCTTCTTTACCTAACTTCTCTATCTCTTGGATAGCCAATGGCGCGGTTATATCGTTGCCAAGCGCAATATCAACATCGGCAAGTATAAACTGTCCGGGTTTTACTTCCTTCTGTCCGGAATGAAAAGCTAATATTTTTTCGGTTATAGTCATATTTTCAAAATTAAATTCCCAATACCCAATTTCCAATTTCTAATGAGATAAACATCTAATTTAGGAATTTGACATTGGATATTTCATTGGGAATTAGATATTAGAAATTAGGAATTATTTATTATTATTTTGCCACGGAATATCCGCTCCATTTTAACTTTTTCCTTAAAAGTTCATAAAAACTTTTTTCTTTGAATTTTACAAGTGAAATATTAAACGGCGCTGATTCTATCTCAATTTCGCCGCCTTTTTCAAGTCTGCCTCCCGGTTGACCGTCAACTGTATAATCAACAGGATTTTTCGTCAATATTTTTACTTTTATTTTACTTTGCTTTGGAACAACAATAGGCCTATGCGAAAGAGTATGGGGACATATTGGAACAACCAAAATACAGTCCAGGGAAGGATAAATTATCGGCCCTCCGGAAGAAAGAGAATGCGCTGTAGAACCGGTTGAAGTAGATACAATTAATCCATCAGATGCAAATGTGGTCAGATAATTCCCGTCAATAAAAGTTTGCAATTCAACAATTCTCGTAGAAGAACCTTTTGAAAGAACAACATCGTTAAGAGCAACTAATCTTGCCCTGAATCGAGCTTGCTCTCCCGCTCCGACGATATCGGGGGGTTCAGGGTTTTTAGCGTTTTTCGATGCTTTAATAATTAGCATACTTCTTTCTTCAATAGAATACTTTCCCTGAAACAAAAGCGTTAAGGCTTTATTTAAATCTTTATAAGTTATTTTTGTAAGGAATCCCAGACCGCCCATATTTACGCCAAGTATCGGGATGTTAGCGTCCTGGACAATTCTTGCCGATTTAAGCAGTGTACCGTCCCCGCCCAGACTTATTAAAACTTGAGCATTTTTTCTTATTTTTGCTTCATCCGCTCTTAAATCTTTTCTTTTTATATGCTCCGCAGCTTCTTTAAGAAGAAAAATTACAACATTTTTCTTCTCCATTTCTTTGACGAGTTTTAGCACTACACCCGAAACTTTTTCTTTAGCCAAATTGGCAATTATAGCTATTTTTTTCATTTATCTATCTACAAAAGTAAGTATTAAGAAATATAATCGAAATACATGGAAGTAAAACTTTGATATAAGTCGAAATACTTGGAAATATGTTGATATATATTGCCTGTCTACCACGTATTTCTATTCATTTCCATCATATATCCATTGTATATCTACCCTGCCCGCTTCGCAAGCAGGCGGGCGTATTTTTATGTATCTCTATTTATTTCCAATTTATATTTACAGTATTTCTTTTTTTTCTTTTTCCGTTTCTATTATGGATAAAACTTCATTAACCGCATTTTCAATTTTATCATTTAGAATATGATAGTTATAATCTTTTGCCTGCTTCTGTTCCCAGTCGGAAATCTCCATTCTTTTCGCGATTGATTCTTCAGTTTCCGTACCTCTTTTTATAAGCCGTTTTTTTAATTCTTCAACAGAAGACACGCGGAAGAAAAAGGAAATGCTATCAGGGTGTTTTTTCTTTATGCGTTTTGCCCCTTTTACATCAATTGTCAAAATAACATCTTTACCACAAGATAATTTTTCCTGAACAAACTTGTATGATGTCCCATAGAATGCATCATGAACTTTTTCCCATTCCAAAAACTTACCTTCTTTTACCATCTTTTCAAAGTCATCTTCGCTGATAAAAAAATAGTCTTTGCCTTGCTGTTCTGCCTGTCGTGGTAAACGAGTAGTATAAGAAACCGAAAGTGTTAAATTTGGGTCTTTCCTGACGATTTCCTTGGCAATAGTAGTCTTTCCTGCCCCCGAAGCCGATGAGAAAACAATCAATATCCCACTTTTTTGTTCTTTAGTCATAGGTAAAAGTTTGCCGAGCAAGCTCGACCACTACATCTTTTTTAATTTGTAATAATCTGTGTAATCTTATCGTTAAAATCAGTGCCCCGAGAAATCCGGAGGATTTCCGAGATTAAGTACCCGCAATTCTTTTTGAATTGCAGGGCATAATCATCCTTTTATTCAACATTTCTGATTTGCTCTCTTATTTTGTCCAATTCCGTCTTAACATGAATCACTTTTGAAGAAATGGGCGCATTGCATATTTTGGAACCCATAGTGTTTATTTCTCTAAGCATTTCTTGCGATATGAAATCCATCCTTTTACCGGAACTAACTTTTTTATTTATTTCCTCGACAAACATTTTCAAATGAGAATAAACTCTTATCATTTCTTCCGTGATATCTACTTTTCCCGCCTGAATCATAACTTCCTGCGCTATCTTTTCCTTCAGTCCGTTATTTTTATGATTAGAAATCCTATTCTCTAATTTACCCTTATATTGTTTAAGAATTGACGGAAGTTCCTTTTTAATTTCTTTAACGGCTTTTGCAATAGCATTTATGCGTTTTTTAATATCCCTATGAAGTTCAGCTCCTTCTTTCTTTCTTACTTTAGTCAACCCATCCAATGTAATATTTATGTTTTTTTTCAAAAACGACCATAAATTTTTATTTAAAAATGTCTTTTTATAAATAAGCACATCAGGCAACCGCATCAATAAAGACAAACCTACTTCCTGTTTCAAACCCAGTTTTCTTTTAACTTCTTCTAGACTTTTATGATAATTCTTTAAGAGCGCGGTATTTACACGAAAACTTTTTTCTTCTCCTCCATGTTCCCATTCTAAATGGAAATTAACTTGACCTCTTGCTATTTTATTTCTTATAAGCCTCTGTATGTCGACTTCTCCGCTTCTAAGTTCATCCGGCAGATGAGTACTTATTTCAAGAAAGCGGTGATTGAAACTACTTAAGACAAACGTGAAATCCCCCCATTTTGACGGGACCTTTCGCGTTGCAGAACCGGTCATAGAAATGAACATTTTTCACCTCATTATTTAAAATAATTGAATAGAAATATAACCGAAACACAGAGAAATACATTGCTTTTTCACAACGTATTTCTATATATTTCCACAGTATATCTATTGTATTTCCTTTTTCATATAATCCTATCTTCTCTTAATTTTTCGACTAATTTGTTCGCTTTTTCATCTGCAGAAACGCCTTCAATCATTTCTCCCTTCCCTCTTTGAGGCGGAGAAAATATTTTTATAACTTGAGTAGCAGAGCCATTTAACCCTGTTTCTTCATCTGACATCCCCAAATCGTCTTTACCCCACCCTATAATTTCGGCTTTCTTCGCTTTAAGGATTCCTCTTATCGAAGCAAAACGCGGCTCATTTATATCCTTTGTAACCGTGATTACGCAAGGCATTAAAGCTTCAACTTCTTCATAAGCGTCTTCTACCGTCCTTCTTCCTTTTATTTTTTTATCTTCTATATCCAATTTACTGACATAAGTAATTTGTGGAAGCGACAATGCCTCTGCGACTTCGGGACCTACTTGCGCAGTATCTCCGTCAATCGCCTGTTTACCGAAAATAACCAAATCGAACCCGCCTATTTTTTCAATAGCTTTCGCTAACGTTTTGGCAGTGGCCCAAGTGTCCGAGCCCGCAAAAGCCATATCAGTAAGAAGTATCGCCTCATCCGCGCCCATTGCCAAAGCAGTCCTGAGAGCTTCTTCTGCCTGCGGAGGCCCCATTGTAACAATAGTTACCTTGCCACCATGTTTTTCTTTTATACGAATTGCTTCTTCTATTGCATTTACATCAAACGGATTTATGACTGCTGGGATTTTATTCCTTTCAAGAGTATTAGTTTCGGGATTTATTGTTACTTCCTGAATATGTTCACTGTCAGGAACCTGTTTTATACAGACAATTGTGTTCATAGTGGAGATATTATATCAAAAAAGTTGATATGTAAAATTCTTTTTTATCTGGTTAGAACCTGTAATTAAAAAAACGCTTCATCAAATATTAGTTTTGATATAATTTCGCATTACTATGAATAAAAACGGCAGGTCCCTCCCATTAAAAGTTAGCGTGCAAGTAAGACAAAGTTTAAGGAATTCATTTATAGAAGGGACATTCTGTTCTGTTTTTGTGGGTTTTACAGAACAATATATCACTCCGTTTGCCTTAGTACTAAAAACCACAAACGCTCAAATAGGTATACTTGCTGTCGGGACAGGCATGCCGATATAGTCGGGAATATGAGAGTTATAAGATTTACATCTTTGTTCGTCCCCATAGTCCCGATTATGTGGCTTTTTTCGCATAATGTGATTTATCTGATTTTAACACAGTTGTTTTCCTGTTTTATCTGGGCAAGGATATAACTTGTCGGTATTTAATTTCATATATGATGCGGTTATGCCTGAAAAAAGAACAAGATACGTATCTTATCCTAATGTCATTAACGGTTCAGCCGTTTGTATCGGGGCTCTGTTAGGCGGTTTTCTGGCAAAAACTCTTCCGCCAATTATCGCGGTATAATCTTTTAACATTATTCCTGATTGTTCTGGAATATAAACCCACCCTTCTAAATCAGATTGAAGATGAATACGAATTTTTCCCAATAGTTCTCCACCATCTGGAAAGTTAAAATCTGTACTGGCACCTGCTCCAAGTACCAAAACAGTTAGTCTCTTGTATCATCTCTTACAATCCCATATTTCTCTAAAAACCCTCATTTTTCATCATAAATTGCTATTTTTTGCATAAAAACGAGTGTTTTCTGTCAAAAATCCGAATATTTTGCTTAAATATTGATTGCGTCTTTACTTATAAATTTATCAAAATTCACGCTTTTCGATTAAAAATTGTTAGTTTTTGCTAAAAAATGCTCGAAAACAGTAGTTTTTTGCGTAAAATGCTATATTTTGTGATTTTTCTTGAATTGGGATTTGGGTATTGTTTAGAAATTAGATATTGGGAATTGGAAATTTTCATTCCTCCCTATTTTCCCTTGAGTATATAATTAGCAATGATGTTCCGCTGGATTTGTGATGTGCCTTCGATGATTTCAAAAAGTTTTGCCTCACGCATAAGCCGTTCTACGGCGTAATCCTTCATATAGCCCGAGCCGCCGAATACCTGAACCGATTTGACTGCTGTATTCATTGCGACTTCGGAAGCATAGAGTTTACCCATTGAAGCAACTTTTTCAAACGGCTTGCCGTTATCTTTAAGCCAGGCGGCTTCATATAGAAGAAGTTTAGCCGCTTCGATTTCAGTAGCCATATCAGCTAATATGTGCTGAACTGCCTGGAAGGATGATATTGGTTTATTAAACTGGATTCTTTCTTTAGAATACTGGAGTGCTTTTTCGTATGCGGATTCTGCAACGCCCAATGCACCTATGCCCACTCCGATTCTACCTACATCAAAGGTTTCCATCGCAACTCTAAAACCTCTACCCTCCTGAGTAAGAATATTGGCTTTAGGAACTCTGCAATCGTCTAATACTAATTCCACATTTGATAGACCTGCAAATCCCATTTTGTCAAAATGTTGTCCTACGGAAAAGCCTTTAGTACCTTTTTCTACTATAAAAGCTGTAAAGCCTCTTGCGCCTTTATTAGGTCTGGTAGTAGCGATGACTATGAATGTGGAAGCTTCTCCGCCATTTGTTATGAATATTTTTCTGCCGTTTAGGATGTATGAATCGCCGTCTTCTTTTGCTATTGTTTTAACATTTCCCGCATCCGAACCAGCTTCAGGTTCTGTAAGCGCAAAAGCGCCTACCCCGTCTTTTGCGAGAGGAACAAGATATTTCTTTTTTTGTTCTTCAGTGCCAAATGTCATAAGAGGATATACACATAAAAGATTTGCCCCGAAAGAAAGCCCCGTGGTTCCGCAGGCTTTGGATATTTCTTCGGCTATCAATGACCATGTCATAAAGTCCATCCCCAAACCGCCGTATGCTTCAGGTATAACCAAACCCAATAAATCCATATCCGATAAAAGTTTGAGATTTTCTTTAGGGAATTTTCCTTCTCTTTCAACCTCTTCGGCTCTTGGCGCAATTTTTTCTTTGCAAACTTTTTTTACTTCTGCAAGCATTAATTCTTGTTCTTCGGTT from bacterium includes the following:
- the leuC gene encoding 3-isopropylmalate dehydratase large subunit codes for the protein MTITEKILAFHSGQKEVKPGQFILADVDIALGNDITAPLAIQEIEKLGKEALPHPEKVVLVADHFTPNKDKESANQCLKLKNFAQKFNVKNFFELGCGGIEHALLPEEGFIMPGRLIIGADSHTCSYGALGAFATGVGSTDLAFAMLSGKVWLKVPESIKFIYNGKLNNWVTSKDLILYTIGEIGVDGADYKAMEFEGEAIRKLSIDARLTMCNMAIEAGGKSGIIAPDEITLEYLKSIKSEISSTTTTADGRNPKSEMQLHKSDKDAKYVDIKEYDVSEIEPQVAFPHLPSNTKSVSQAGNIELDQVVIGSCTNGRLEDLRIAAEILKGKKVHPYTRTIIIPATQKIYLKALKEGLLEIFINAGAVVSPPTCGPCIGGHMGVLAKGEKCLATTNRNFVGRMGDSQSEVYLASPAVAAASAVKGKITHPEEVMSVK
- a CDS encoding NAD(+)/NADH kinase; translation: MKKIAIIANLAKEKVSGVVLKLVKEMEKKNVVIFLLKEAAEHIKRKDLRADEAKIRKNAQVLISLGGDGTLLKSARIVQDANIPILGVNMGGLGFLTKITYKDLNKALTLLFQGKYSIEERSMLIIKASKNAKNPEPPDIVGAGEQARFRARLVALNDVVLSKGSSTRIVELQTFIDGNYLTTFASDGLIVSTSTGSTAHSLSSGGPIIYPSLDCILVVPICPHTLSHRPIVVPKQSKIKVKILTKNPVDYTVDGQPGGRLEKGGEIEIESAPFNISLVKFKEKSFYELLRKKLKWSGYSVAK
- the gmk gene encoding guanylate kinase — encoded protein: MTKEQKSGILIVFSSASGAGKTTIAKEIVRKDPNLTLSVSYTTRLPRQAEQQGKDYFFISEDDFEKMVKEGKFLEWEKVHDAFYGTSYKFVQEKLSCGKDVILTIDVKGAKRIKKKHPDSISFFFRVSSVEELKKRLIKRGTETEESIAKRMEISDWEQKQAKDYNYHILNDKIENAVNEVLSIIETEKEKKEIL
- a CDS encoding YicC family protein, with the translated sequence MFISMTGSATRKVPSKWGDFTFVLSSFNHRFLEISTHLPDELRSGEVDIQRLIRNKIARGQVNFHLEWEHGGEEKSFRVNTALLKNYHKSLEEVKRKLGLKQEVGLSLLMRLPDVLIYKKTFLNKNLWSFLKKNINITLDGLTKVRKKEGAELHRDIKKRINAIAKAVKEIKKELPSILKQYKGKLENRISNHKNNGLKEKIAQEVMIQAGKVDITEEMIRVYSHLKMFVEEINKKVSSGKRMDFISQEMLREINTMGSKICNAPISSKVIHVKTELDKIREQIRNVE
- a CDS encoding electron transfer flavoprotein subunit beta/FixA family protein; the protein is MNTIVCIKQVPDSEHIQEVTINPETNTLERNKIPAVINPFDVNAIEEAIRIKEKHGGKVTIVTMGPPQAEEALRTALAMGADEAILLTDMAFAGSDTWATAKTLAKAIEKIGGFDLVIFGKQAIDGDTAQVGPEVAEALSLPQITYVSKLDIEDKKIKGRRTVEDAYEEVEALMPCVITVTKDINEPRFASIRGILKAKKAEIIGWGKDDLGMSDEETGLNGSATQVIKIFSPPQRGKGEMIEGVSADEKANKLVEKLREDRII
- a CDS encoding acyl-CoA dehydrogenase family protein; translation: MDFSLTEEQELMLAEVKKVCKEKIAPRAEEVEREGKFPKENLKLLSDMDLLGLVIPEAYGGLGMDFMTWSLIAEEISKACGTTGLSFGANLLCVYPLMTFGTEEQKKKYLVPLAKDGVGAFALTEPEAGSDAGNVKTIAKEDGDSYILNGRKIFITNGGEASTFIVIATTRPNKGARGFTAFIVEKGTKGFSVGQHFDKMGFAGLSNVELVLDDCRVPKANILTQEGRGFRVAMETFDVGRIGVGIGALGVAESAYEKALQYSKERIQFNKPISSFQAVQHILADMATEIEAAKLLLYEAAWLKDNGKPFEKVASMGKLYASEVAMNTAVKSVQVFGGSGYMKDYAVERLMREAKLFEIIEGTSQIQRNIIANYILKGK